One window from the genome of Oryctolagus cuniculus chromosome 1, mOryCun1.1, whole genome shotgun sequence encodes:
- the SAXO4 gene encoding stabilizer of axonemal microtubules 4 isoform X2: MMGKLPLGVVSPYVKMSSGGCTDPLKFYATSYCTAYGREEFKPRTGSHMGTGYKSNFRPMASYQANLDALSSPATGTREQARDNFQTVTGQSYRPLEVPDGRGPLPWSVHQTNSGYGQERPNTGPLTTEVRKVHFDTQDHGAQAIVGLEPKERPLFQQQDKGSLAWENGGYGPRFMTSEYNSKYLKEPSNLPDLLQKKSIGAKEETGFTEESNKNPIVFQPPSQALPGDSGDENLPVLARGSERETGYSRATERPLNLRVPPLGPEPGSLSHRQFQPPQRLQQSNVAMLGRETIGNKELTGFSLNNPSYVRSAYDPDRDSRYLTTYNQGYFENIPKGIDREGWTRGGIQPQTPGGYAINHPVTHMEATPNPMESLQRLHPHVGRTLTSTDPFYRDSPYGGYTPYSGRYLPPNRN, translated from the exons GTCGAGAGGAGTTCAAGCCCCGCACGGGCAGCCACATGGGCACGGGCTACAAGTCAAACTTCCGGCCCATGGCCTCCTACCAAGCCAATCTGGATGCCTTGAGCAGCCCAGCCACAGG CACCAGGGAACAAGCCCGGGACAATTTCCAGACAGTGACCGGTCAGAGTTACCGCCCCCTGGAGGTCCCCGACGGCAGGGGCCCACTGCCCTGGAGCGTGCACCAGACTAACTCTGGCTATGGTCAGGAGAGACCCAATACAGGCCCCCTGACCACCGAG GTCAGGAAGGTGCACTTCGACACACAGGATCACGgggcccaggccattgtggggcTGGAGCCCAAGGAGAGGCCGTTGTTCCAGCAGCAGGACAAGGGCTCGCTGGCGTGGGAGAATGGGGGCTAC GGCCCCCGCTTCATGACTTCTGAGTACAACTCCAAGTATCTCAAGGAGCCTTCAAACCTGCCAG ATCTCTTGCAGAAGAAATCAATTGGCGCCAAAGAGGAGACCGGCTTCACTGAGGAGTCCAACAAGAACCCTATTGTCTTCCAGCCAccctcccaggccctccctgggGACTCT GGTGATGAGAACCTCCCTGTGTTGGCCAGAGGCTCTGAACGGGAAACGGGCTACAGCCGAGCGACCGAAAGGCCTCTGAACCTCAGA GTGCCCCCTCTGGGCCCGGAACCGGGCAGCCTGAGCCACCGGCAGTTCCAGCCACCCCAGCGTCTGCAGCAGAGCAACGTCGCCATGCTTGGCCGAGAGACCATCGGGAACAAG GAGCTCACTGGCTTCAGCCTTAACAACCCCAGCTACGTCCGGAGCGCCTATGACCCTGACAGGGACAGTCGGTACCTGACCACCTACAACCAAGG GTACTTTGAAAACATCCCCAAGGGCATAGACCGGGAAGGCTGGACTCGAGGTGGCATCCAGCCCCAGACGCCTGGAGGCTACGCCATCAACCACCCGGTCACCCACATGGAGGCCACCCCCAACCCCATGGAgagcctgcagcgcctgcatccccaCGTGGGCAG AACCCTGACCTCAACCGACCCCTTCTACCGAGACTCACCCTACGGCGGCTACACACCGTACAGTGGCCGCTACCTGCCCCCCAACCGAAACTGA
- the SAXO4 gene encoding stabilizer of axonemal microtubules 4 isoform X1, whose product MMGKLPLGVVSPYVKMSSGGCTDPLKFYATSYCTAYGREEFKPRTGSHMGTGYKSNFRPMASYQANLDALSSPATGTREQARDNFQTVTGQSYRPLEVPDGRGPLPWSVHQTNSGYGQERPNTGPLTTEVRKVHFDTQDHGAQAIVGLEPKERPLFQQQDKGSLAWENGGYGPRFMTSEYNSKYLKEPSNLPDLLQKKSIGAKEETGFTEESNKNPIVFQPPSQALPGDSVLLPGRTVTKADFVPMSLPHGDENLPVLARGSERETGYSRATERPLNLRVPPLGPEPGSLSHRQFQPPQRLQQSNVAMLGRETIGNKELTGFSLNNPSYVRSAYDPDRDSRYLTTYNQGYFENIPKGIDREGWTRGGIQPQTPGGYAINHPVTHMEATPNPMESLQRLHPHVGRTLTSTDPFYRDSPYGGYTPYSGRYLPPNRN is encoded by the exons GTCGAGAGGAGTTCAAGCCCCGCACGGGCAGCCACATGGGCACGGGCTACAAGTCAAACTTCCGGCCCATGGCCTCCTACCAAGCCAATCTGGATGCCTTGAGCAGCCCAGCCACAGG CACCAGGGAACAAGCCCGGGACAATTTCCAGACAGTGACCGGTCAGAGTTACCGCCCCCTGGAGGTCCCCGACGGCAGGGGCCCACTGCCCTGGAGCGTGCACCAGACTAACTCTGGCTATGGTCAGGAGAGACCCAATACAGGCCCCCTGACCACCGAG GTCAGGAAGGTGCACTTCGACACACAGGATCACGgggcccaggccattgtggggcTGGAGCCCAAGGAGAGGCCGTTGTTCCAGCAGCAGGACAAGGGCTCGCTGGCGTGGGAGAATGGGGGCTAC GGCCCCCGCTTCATGACTTCTGAGTACAACTCCAAGTATCTCAAGGAGCCTTCAAACCTGCCAG ATCTCTTGCAGAAGAAATCAATTGGCGCCAAAGAGGAGACCGGCTTCACTGAGGAGTCCAACAAGAACCCTATTGTCTTCCAGCCAccctcccaggccctccctgggGACTCT GTCCTCCTCCCGGGCCGGACCGTCACCAAGGCGGACTTCGTCCCTATGAGTCTCCCTCAC GGTGATGAGAACCTCCCTGTGTTGGCCAGAGGCTCTGAACGGGAAACGGGCTACAGCCGAGCGACCGAAAGGCCTCTGAACCTCAGA GTGCCCCCTCTGGGCCCGGAACCGGGCAGCCTGAGCCACCGGCAGTTCCAGCCACCCCAGCGTCTGCAGCAGAGCAACGTCGCCATGCTTGGCCGAGAGACCATCGGGAACAAG GAGCTCACTGGCTTCAGCCTTAACAACCCCAGCTACGTCCGGAGCGCCTATGACCCTGACAGGGACAGTCGGTACCTGACCACCTACAACCAAGG GTACTTTGAAAACATCCCCAAGGGCATAGACCGGGAAGGCTGGACTCGAGGTGGCATCCAGCCCCAGACGCCTGGAGGCTACGCCATCAACCACCCGGTCACCCACATGGAGGCCACCCCCAACCCCATGGAgagcctgcagcgcctgcatccccaCGTGGGCAG AACCCTGACCTCAACCGACCCCTTCTACCGAGACTCACCCTACGGCGGCTACACACCGTACAGTGGCCGCTACCTGCCCCCCAACCGAAACTGA